A single genomic interval of Paralichthys olivaceus isolate ysfri-2021 chromosome 7, ASM2471397v2, whole genome shotgun sequence harbors:
- the LOC138410907 gene encoding myosin heavy chain, fast skeletal muscle-like, which yields MSTDAEMAVYGKAAIYLRKPERERIEAQSRPFDAKAAVYVSDPKELYLKGTVLKKDAGKVTVKVLDTQEEKVFKEDDVFPMNPPKYDKIEDMAMMTHLNEASVLYNLKERYAAWMIYTYSGLFCATVNPYKWLPVYDSEVVNAYRGKKRMEAPPHIFSVSDNAYQNMLTDRENQSVLITGESGAGKTVNTKRVIQYFATISVGGGADKKKDPNKFQGSLEDQIIAANPLLEAYGNAKTVRNDNSSRFGKFIRIHFGTTGKLASADIETYLLEKSRVTYQLPDERGYHIFYQMMTNHKPELVEASLITTNPYDFPLISMGQITVASIDDKVELEATDNAIDILGFTAEEKIGIYKTTGAVIHHGNMKFKQKQREEQAEPDGTEDADKVAYLLGLNSADMLKALCYPRVKVGNEFVTKGQTVPQVNNSVTALAKSIYEKMFLWMVIRINQMLDTKQQRNYYIGVLDIAGFEIFDFNTLEQLCINFTNEKLQQFFNHHMFVLEQEEYKKEGIIWEFIDFGMDLAACIELIEKPMGIFSILEEECMFPKATDTSFKNKLYDQHLGKNRAFEKPKPAKGKAEAHFSLVHYAGTVDYNIGGWLDKNKDPLNESVVQLYQKSSVKLLAGLYPVVVEEVGKKGGKKKGGSMQTVSSQFRENLGKLMTNLRSTHPHFVRCLIPNESKTPGLMENFLVIHQLRCNGVLEGIRICRKGFPSRILYGDFKQRYKVLNASVIPEGQFIDNKKASEKLLGSIDVDHDQYRFGHTKVFFKAGLLGTLEEMRDEKLATLVTMTQALCRAYVMRKEFVKMTERREAIYTIQYNVRSFTNVKNWPWMKVYYKIKPLLKSAETEKELSQMKENYEKMTSDLATALAKKKELEEKMVSLLQEKNDLQLQVASESENLSDAEERCEGLIKSKIQMEAKLKETTERLEDEEEINAELTAKKRKLEDECSELKKDIDDLELTLAKVEKEKHATENKVKNLTEEMASQDESIAKLTKEKKALQEAHQQTLDDLQAEEDKVNTLTKAKTKLEQQVDDLEGSLEQEKKLRMDLERAKRKLEGDLKLAQESIMDLENDKQQSDEKQKKKDFEISQLLSKIEDEQSMGSQLQKKIKELQARIEELEEEIEAERAARAKVEKQRADLSRELEEISERLEEAGGATAAQIEMSKKREAEFQKLRRDLEESTLQHEATASALRKKQADSVAELGEQIDNLQRVKQKLEKEKSEYKMEIDDLSSNMEAVAKAKGNLEKMCRTLEDQLSELKTKNDENVRQVNDLGGQKARLLTENGEFGRQIEEKEALVSQLTRGKQAFTQQIEELKRQIEEEVKAKNALAHGLQSARHDCDLLREQFEEEQEAKAELQRGMSKANSEVAQWRSKYETDAIQRTEELEEAKKKLAQRLQEAEEQIEAVNSKCASLEKTKQRLQSEVEDLMIDVERANGLAANLDKKQRNFDKVLAEWKQKHEEGQSELEGALKEARSLGTELFKMKNSYEESLDHLETMKRENKNLQQEISDLTEQIGETGKSIHELEKSKKQVETEKSEIQTALEEAEGTLEHEESKILRVQLELNQIKGEVDRKLAEKDEEMEQIKRNSQRVIDSMQSTLDSEVRSRNDALRVKKKMEGDLNEMEIQLSHANRQASESQKQLRNVQSQLKDAQLHLDDAVRAQEDLKEQAAMVDRRNGLMVAEIEELRAALEQTERGRKVAEQELVDASERVGLLHSQNTSLLNTKKKLESDLVQVQGEVDDTVQEARNAEEKAKKAITDAAMMAEELKKEQDTSAHLERMKKNLEVAVKDLQHRLDEAENLAMKGGKKQLQKLESRVRELETEVEGEQRRGADAVKGVRKYERRVKELTYQTEEDKKNVARLQDLVDKLQLKVKAYKRQAEEAEEQANVHLSKCRKVQHELEEAEERADIAESQVNKIRAKTRDSGKGKDVAE from the exons ATGAGTACGGATGCAGAAATGGCCGTTTATGGCAAGGCTGCCATTTACCTGCGTaagccagagagggagagaattgAGGCTCAAAGCAGACCATTTGATGCCAAGGCCGCCGTCTATGTGTCCGATCCCAAAGAGCTgtacttgaagggaacagtcctCAAGAAAGATGCTGGCAAAGTCACCGTCAAAGTCTTGGACACTCAGGAG GAGAAGGTATTCAAAGAAGATGATGTCTTTCCTATGAACCCTCCCAAGTACGACAAAATTGAGGACATGGCCATGATGACCCATCTCAATGAAGCCTCTGTCCTGTATAACCTCAAAGAGCGTTATGCAGCATGGATGATCTAC ACCTACTCTGGGTTGTTCTGTGCCACTGTTAACCCTTACAAATGGCTCCCAGTGTACGATTCTGAAGTTGTAAATGCCTATAGAGGCAAGAAGCGTATGGAGGCTCCACCCCacatcttctctgtctctgacaacGCTTATCAGAACATGCTCACTG ATAGGGAGAACCAGTCTGTCTTGATCAC CGGAGAATCTGGTGCTGGAAAGACTGTGAACACCAAGCGTGTCATCCAGTACTTCGCAACAATCTCagtaggaggaggagcagacaaGAAGAAGGATCCTAACAAGTTTCAG GGGTCCCTGGAGGATCAGATTATTGCAGCCAATCCCCTGCTGGAGGCCTACGGTAATGCCAAAACTGTGAGGAATGACAACTCTTCTCGCTTT GGTAAATTCATCAGAATCCATTTCGGCACAACTGGCAAACTGGCTAGTGCTGATATTGAGACAT ATCTGCTGGAGAAATCAAGAGTGACGTACCAGCTTCCTGATGAGAGAGGCTACCACATCTTCTACCAGATGATGACAAACCACAAGCCAGAGCTAGTTG AGGCGTCACTCATCACAACCAACCCCTATGACTTCCCCTTGATCAGCATGGGTCAGATCACTGTGGCCAGCATTGATGACAAAGTTGAGCTGGAAGCCACTGAT AATGCTATTGATATCCTGGGCTTCACTGCTGAGGAGAAGATAGGCATCTACAAGACGACTGGTGCTGTGATCCACCACGGTAACATGAAGTTCAAGCAGAAGCAGCGTGAGGAGCAGGCTGAACCCGATGGCACAGAAG ATGCTGACAAGGTTGCTTACTTGTTGGGTCTGAACTCCGCTGACATGCTGAAGGCTCTGTGCTATCCCAGAGTGAAGGTCGGAAATGAGTTTGTCACCAAGGGACAGACTGTGCCTCAG GTGAATAACTCAGTGACTGCCCTGGCCAAGTCTATCTATGAGAAGATGTTCTTGTGGATGGTCATCCGTATCAACCAGATGTTGGACACTAAGCAGCAGAGGAACTACTACATTGGTGTCCTGGACATCGCCGGCTTTGAAATCTTTGAT TTCAACACCTTGGAGCAACTGTGCATCAACTTCACCAATGAAAAACTGCAACAGTTCTTCAACCACCACATGTTCGTCCTGGAGCAAGAGGAGTACAAGAAGGAGGGTATTATCTGGGAGTTCATTGACTTCGGTATGGACTTGGCTGCCTGCATTGAGCTGATTGAAAAG CCCATGGGCATCTTCTCCATCCTGGAAGAGGAGTGCATGTTCCCCAAGGCTACAGACACATCCTTCAAGAATAAGCTCTATGATCAGCATCTTGGCAAAAACAGAGCATTTGAGAAGCCAAAACCTGCAAAGGGCAAGGCTGAGGCCCACTTCTCCCTGGTGCACTATGCTGGTACTGTGGACTACAATATTGGTGGCTGGCTGGACAAGAACAAGGACCCACTGAATGAGTCTGTTGTGCAGCTGTACCAGAAGTCCTCAGTTAAACTGCTGGCTGGCCTGTATCCCGTTGTTGTTGAAG AGGTTGGAAAGAAGGGAGGCAAGAAGAAGGGTGGCTCTATGCAGACTGTGTCTTCACAGTTCAGG GAAAACTTGGGCAAGCTGATGACTAACTTGAGGAGCACCCATCCTCACTTTGTGCGCTGTCTGATTCCCAATGAGTCAAAGACTCCAG GTCTTATGGAGAACTTCCTGGTCATCCACCAGCTGAGGTGTAACGGTGTGCTGGAGGGTATCAGAATCTGCAGAAAAGGTTTCCCAAGCAGAATCCTCTATGGTGACTTCAAGCAGAG gtaCAAGGTACTGAATGCCAGTGTCATTCCTGAGGGCCAGTTCATTGACAACAAGAAGGCTTCAGAAAAGCTGCTTGGATCAATTGATGTTGATCATGATCAGTACAGATTTGGACACACAAAG GTGTTCTTCAAGGCTGGTCTGCTGGGTACCCttgaggagatgagagatgaaaaGCTTGCAACTCTGGTCACAATGACTCAGGCTCTCTGTCGTGCTTACGTCATGAGAAAGGAGTTTGTGAAGATGACGGAGAGGAG GGAAGCCATCTATACCATCCAGTACAACGTGCGCTCATTCACGAATGTCAAAAACTGGCCATGGATGAAGGTTTACTACAAGATCAAGCCTCTGCTGAAGAGTGCTGAAACTGAGAAGGAGCTGTCTCAGATGAAGGAGAACTATGAAAAGATGACCAGTGACTTGGCTACTGCCCTGGCCAAGAAGAAGGaactggaggagaagatggtGTCTCTTCTGCAAGAGAAGAACGACCTGCAGCTCCAAGTGGCATCC GAATCAGAGAATCTGTCAGATGCTGAGGAAAGATGTGAGGGACTTATCAAGAGCAAGATTCAGATGGAGGCCAAACTCAAAGAAACAACTGAGAGactggaggatgaagaagaaatcAATGCTGAGCTTACTGCTAAAAAGAGAAAGCTGGAAGATGAATGTTCTGAGCTCAAGAAGGATATTGACGATCTGGAGCTTACATTGGCCaaggtggagaaggagaaacaCGCCACTGAGAACAAG GTTAAGAACCTGACAGAGGAGATGGCCTCTCAAGATGAGAGCATTGCTAAGTTGACCAAGGAGAAGAAAGCCCTTCAGGAGGCTCATCAACAGACTCTTGATGACCTGCAGGCTGAGGAAGACAAAGTCAACACTCTGACCAAGGCCAAGACCAAGCTCGAGCAGCAAGTCGATGAT CTCGAGGGTTCTCTGGAACAAGAGAAGAAACTGCGTATGGACCTTGAGAGAGCTAAGAGGAAGCTTGAGGGAGATCTGAAACTGGCCCAGGAATCCATCATGGATCTTGAGAATGACAAGCAGCAGTCTGacgagaaacagaaaaa GAAAGACTTTGAAATCAGCCAACTGCTTAGCAAGATTGAGGATGAGCAGTCAATGGGATCTCAGCTTCAGAAGAAGATCAAGGAGCTTCAG GCCCGTATTGAGGAACTGGAGGAGGAGATTGAGGCTGAGCGTGCTGCTCGTGCAAAGGTTGAGAAGCAGAGGGCTGACCTCTCCAGGGAACTTGAGGAGATCAgtgagaggctggaggaggctgGTGGTGCCACCGCTGCTCAGATTGAGATGAGCAAGAAGCGGGAAGCTGAGTTCCAGAAGCTCCGTCGTGACCTTGAGGAGTCCACTCTGCAGCATGAAGCCACCGCTTCTGCTCTTCGCAAGAAGCAGGCTGACAGCGTCGCTGAGCTGGGAGAGCAGATCGACAACCTCCAGCGTGTCAAGCAGAAGCTTGAAAAGGAAAAGAGTGAATACAAGATGGAGATTGATGACCTCTCCAGCAACATGGAGGCTGTTGCCAAAGCAAAg GGTAATCTTGAAAAGATGTGCCGTACTCTTGAGGACCAACTTAGCGAACTGAAGACCAAGAATGATGAAAATGTGCGTCAAGTCAATGACTTGGGTGGACAGAAAGCCCGTCTCCTGACAGAAAATG GTGAGTTCGGCCGTCAAATTGAAGAGAAAGAGGCTCTGGTCTCCCAGCTGACCAGAGGCAAACAGGCCTTCACACAGCAGATTGAGGAGCTGAAGAGACAGATTGAAGAGGAGGTTAAG GCCAAGAATGCTCTTGCCCATGGACTGCAATCAGCCCGCCATGACTGTGATCTGCTGAGGGAACAGtttgaggaggagcaggaggccaaGGCTGAGCTGCAGCGTGGAATGTCCAAGGCCAACAGTGAGGTGGCTCAATGGAGATCTAAGTATGAAACTGATGCTATTCAGCGcactgaggagctggaggaggccaa GAAAAAGCTGGCTCAGCGCCTTCaggaggctgaggagcagaTTGAGGCTGTGAACTCCAAGTGTGCTTCCCTGGAGAAAACCAAACAGAGGCTCCAGAGTGAGGTGGAGGACCTCATGATTGATGTGGAGAGGGCTAATGGGCTGGCTGCTAACCTGGACAAGAAGCAGAGGAACTTCGACAAG GTTTTGGCAGAGTGGAAGCAAAAGCATGAGGAGGGTCAGTCAGAGCTTGAGGGAGCTCTGAAGGAGGCTCGTTCTCTCGGCACTGAGCTGTTCAAGATGAAGAACTCCTATGAGGAATCTCTGGATCATCTGGAGACAATGAAGCGTGAAAACAAGAACTTGCAAC aggaGATCTCTGATCTGACTGAACAGATTGGTGAGACTGGCAAGAGCATCCATGAGCTGGAGAAGTCCAAGaagcaggtggagacagagaaatCTGAGATTCAGACAGCTCTTGAGGAGGCTGAG ggaACTCTGGAACATGAAGAGTCTAAGATCCTGCGTGTTCAGCTGGAGCTCAACCAGATCAAGGGTGAGGTGGACAGGAAGCTGGCAGAAAAAGATGAGGAGATGGAGCAGATCAAGAGAAACAGCCAGAGGGTTATTGACTCCATGCAGAGCACTCTGGATTCTGAGGTCAGGAGCAGGAATGATGCCCTGAGAGtcaagaagaagatggagggagaccTGAATGAGATGGAGATTCAGCTGAGCCATGCCAATCGCCAGGCTTCTGAGTCCCAGAAGCAGCTGAGGAATGTGCAGTCACAGTTGAAG GATGCTCAACTGCACCTTGATGATGCTGTTAGAGCCCAGGAAGACCTTAAGGAACAAGCTGCTATGGTGGATCGCAGAAACGGTCTGATGGTGGCTGAAATTGAGGAACTTAGAGCTGCTCtggaacagacagagagaggtcgCAAAGTCGCTGAACAGGAGCTGGTGGATGCCAGTGAGCGTGTTGGACTTCTGCACTCTCAG AACACAAGCCTTCTGAACACCAAGAAGAAGCTTGAGTCTGACCTGGTTCAGGTCCAGGGTGAAGTTGATGACACAGTTCAGGAAGCAAGGAACGCAGAGGAAAAGGCTAAGAAAGCCATCACTGAT GCTGCGATGATGgctgaggagctgaagaaggagCAGGATACTAGCGCTCAcctggagaggatgaagaagaacctgGAGGTTGCTGTGAAGGACCTGCAGCACCGCCTGGATGAGGCTGAGAACCTGGCCATGAAGGGTGGCAAGAAGCAGCTCCAGAAACTGGAGTCTAGG gtGCGTGAGCTTGAGACAGAGGTTGAGGGTGAGCAGAGACGTGGAGCAGATGCTGTTAAGGGTGTCCGCAAATAcgagaggagagtgaaggaaCTCACCTACCAG ACTGAGGAGGACAAGAAAAATGTTGCCAGGCTGCAGGATCTGGTTGACAAGTTGCAGCTCAAGGTGAAGGCCTACAAGAGGCAGGCTGAGGAAGCG GAGGAGCAAGCCAATGTCCACCTGTCCAAGTGCAGGAAGGTCCAGCatgagctggaggaggctgaggagcgCGCTGACATTGCAGAGTCCCAGGTCAACAAGATAAGAGCTAAGACCCGTGACTCTGGCAAG ggAAAGGATGTAGCTGAGTAA